The following nucleotide sequence is from Aspergillus luchuensis IFO 4308 DNA, chromosome 1, nearly complete sequence.
CAGCTAAAGGATTGATCCAAGAACCATCAACTCGAGATATATTGGATCATAATGAGTTATTCACTACTCACTCGAATATACTCGCCTATTGATGTCACTTGACTTGGTTGTGCTGCTGTCCGTGTTTGATGAGTGCTGTGGTGGTGACAGCCCCTGGGGATCctgacaatgatgatgagtatcaggaggagagggagagtttgTAGAAGCTGTTTCAAGCCCCGTCGGAGAACAGCAATCAATAGCTTGAATGCAGGGGCTATCCAAGGCTTCATCGATTGTGAGTCTTTTGTCGGGGTAAATGTGCAGCATTAGGAGAATCAGAGACCATATCTCAGGGCTCGGGTAGTCTGCAGGCCGGAACCCTGGCTGCCATTCGTGGATATCAGCCCAATCAATAAGGCTGACACAACGGCTTTTACGAAATCCCGCCCAATCAAGTACAAACCTTTGGAAATGCATATCTTTTTCGCTGTCGGCGACCTCCCAGGCCATGCTATGGTTGAACAAGTATCGTCCGATCAAGGCACAGGCCCATACATCAAGCCGGCGAGGGTCATAGTATCTACTGTACCATACCTCATGTGGCAGATAGGGTTCGGTACCGCAGATGTTTTTGTTCGAACACTGGCGGACTCTATCGGGATCTATCTTGGGGTTCCTGAAGACCACAGCGAAACCAAAGTCGGTAATCTTGAGAACGCCCTTTTCCGTGAGGAGCAGGTTCTCTGGCTTCAGGTCTCGATGGGCGATGTCATGGTTATGAAGGTAGGATACACCACGTAAAAGCTGCTTAAACAGGCATAATTTGCCAGTGGTGCTTAGCCGGCCGGTCGAAAGGACATCTAAGAGGTCACCCTGGCTGCAGTATTCCATGACAATGCTACACTGTCTCTCCTTGATGCAAAGGTCAACAGTTTTGACGACATTTGGATGACAAGCATGACGAGCGACGATGAATTCTTTACGAATATCGCGCATGAAAACATCGTATGGggcctcctccctctcgaAGAACTCTTTGGCAACATAACGAGATGTCCTGTCTTTGCTGTTGCGCTTATAGACGACGCGGACCTGTGCGTAGGCTCCTCTGCCAAGAACCTCGCCTTTGCTACTGTAGAAGGCTTCCTTCATTATATAGGCTTTCATCTCCTCGAGCACATACATACTAACGGATGCTTCGGAGGTTAGGCTTGTGCCGAAGTCGTCGGGGACCTCCACAGCTTGGTAGTCGCTGCTTTGGCTAGGGGTGGGCTTGGAGCATGGCATGATCAACTTCCCAAGGCGATCATCCAGCTCGCTGGAGCCGACACTGTGGTAGATGCTCgaggaggtagaggaagGAGCAGTGGAAGACATCGTATTTATATCAATACGAGTCTGTTGAGACGAGTGGATCTTTATTCGATCCACGATGGGATATACCTGGAAGCAAGGTATATTCGATAAGATATCGTTGTGTAGGTCACAACGAGAAATagagggaagaggatagAGAAGGGAGTAGAGGAGCAAGATTTTGCAGCCAATAATAGCAAATGGTCGACTGCAATAGTTACAAAGCTAAGTTGGGCTTATAGAGCTATGTCCTGCTATAGCTAGAGCCAACAGTACTTTGCAGAACAAGAGTTGAACGATGGAAAGGAGGATGTTGGCGACGGGGGAGTTTCTGTGGGAAGGAAGCGGCATCTAGGCAGTAGAGTCATGTCATACTTGCACTTAGACGACTTTTCTCACGACATCATGACATGACTATGGCAGGGCAAGCGATGCCATCAGCAACACCAGCCTGGAGCGTCATCGCTCCAGTGCCATGGAGGCCACAGGCAAAACCTCGGAGATGATGTAGTAGACGCCTATGTTCTAAAGGGTACAGAATGGATATAGATACAGATATAGAGTATGGATATAGAAAATTCACCAGGTGCTAAATGATGGAATTGAATGGCTTCAGGGAAGCGAGTCTACGCTGAATATTGAATCACCGAGGTAAGCTACTTTAGGAAGAACAAGATTAAATGTAACGGAGGTCGGCATTATTGATGCTATGGACGAGCGTTAACACTATTTAGAGAAAGTCCACCGCCAGTCTGACGTTCCATCCTTCCCCGATTTCACTTCCCAAAATACATTGAACTGGACCAAGGCACATGGCGCCACCACTTGACCATGCTGTTCCTGCGTCTACAGCACAAATGGTCAACGTATGAGCAATAACCGACATCATTGTTGAAACCTCTCAGTAGGCCATTGGAAGACTGAGTCATCGAGATGCTGGTTCTGTGAAGCAGTAAGGATGCTGACTGGATGGCACGTGACATCGCCAACGCATCCAGTATTGTTCCATCTTGGATATAGTTGCTTTGTTCCATAGGTATGTCCACGGAATGcaatttcatcatcgctaaATCAATGTATAGCAAAGAGCACTGCATTCTCATTGCGGCATGAGGGTGACAAGCCTGtcgaagcagaagcctcGAGGCATTTCCCTTGCTCATTTATGACAGCTCCGATCGTGTGCTGTGGACATGAGCTTGCCCATTCAGCGAGAATACACTGCAAACAAGTGCAGCAGAAACTTCCGCTCCGAAGCCACAACCGCAAAGCAGTTGAACAACCGAGGACCTGCAGGTAAGCGCATAACTTGAGGGAGAACGCTGAGCGTAGATAGCCACCAGAATTCCGAGGCAAGTCACAACACCCGGATGAGCGATATCGGAGTCCTGATTTGACCATCAGAAATCCTGAATACCAGTTTCGCCTTGTAGATGGGACTTGACTTCTCCATCATCTACTCCTTCAACAAGCCACTCTGGTTCTTCATCGTCAAAATACTTTTCCTGCTCGACGTTCCAATCGTCGTACTCGTCATTGTTATCAACCGAGGTATAATCGAAATCGCCGTCTTCACCCCTTAGGAACCGCAAGGTCATCTCCCATCGCCAcgccttctccccttcttccttattCGGGGGAATTTCGTCTCGATCTTCCGCGAGAATCTCTCCGTTGGGTCCAC
It contains:
- a CDS encoding putative serine/threonine protein kinase (COG:T;~EggNog:ENOG410PK93;~InterPro:IPR017441,IPR008271,IPR000719,IPR011009;~PFAM:PF07714,PF00069;~go_function: GO:0004672 - protein kinase activity [Evidence IEA];~go_function: GO:0005524 - ATP binding [Evidence IEA];~go_process: GO:0006468 - protein phosphorylation [Evidence IEA]), with the protein product MSSTAPSSTSSSIYHSVGSSELDDRLGKLIMPCSKPTPSQSSDYQAVEVPDDFGTSLTSEASVSMYVLEEMKAYIMKEAFYSSKGEVLGRGAYAQVRVVYKRNSKDRTSRYVAKEFFEREEAPYDVFMRDIRKEFIVARHACHPNVVKTVDLCIKERQCSIVMEYCSQGDLLDVLSTGRLSTTGKLCLFKQLLRGVSYLHNHDIAHRDLKPENLLLTEKGVLKITDFGFAVVFRNPKIDPDRVRQCSNKNICGTEPYLPHEVWYSRYYDPRRLDVWACALIGRYLFNHSMAWEVADSEKDMHFQRFVLDWAGFRKSRCVSLIDWADIHEWQPGFRPADYPSPEIWSLILLMLHIYPDKRLTIDEALDSPCIQAIDCCSPTGLETASTNSPSPPDTHHHCQDPQGLSPPQHSSNTDSSTTKSSDINRRVYSSE